From a single Micromonospora sp. WMMD1102 genomic region:
- a CDS encoding RNA methyltransferase yields the protein MDGAEVEVEVGVGPWVGEPPTDPRYDPELLRLGDRRNVVDRYRYWRREAIVADLDLRRHDFHVAIENWQHDFNIGTVVRNANAFLAAEVHVVGRRRWNRRGAMVTDRYQHVRHHLSIEAFLAWCGAADLPLIGIDNLPGSRPLESAVLPRRCVLLFGQEGPGLSEPARLACSAVFSIAQYGSTRSINAGVASGIAMHAWIRGYGGRPPDEG from the coding sequence GTGGACGGTGCGGAGGTCGAGGTCGAGGTCGGGGTCGGGCCGTGGGTGGGCGAGCCGCCGACCGATCCCCGCTACGACCCCGAGCTGCTGCGCCTCGGCGACCGGCGCAACGTCGTCGACCGGTACCGGTACTGGCGGCGGGAGGCGATCGTCGCGGACCTGGACCTGCGCCGGCACGACTTCCACGTGGCGATCGAGAACTGGCAGCACGACTTCAACATCGGCACCGTGGTCCGCAACGCGAACGCCTTCCTCGCCGCCGAGGTGCACGTGGTGGGGCGGCGGCGGTGGAACCGGCGGGGTGCCATGGTGACCGACCGGTACCAGCACGTCCGGCACCACCTGTCGATCGAGGCGTTCCTGGCCTGGTGCGGCGCCGCCGACCTGCCGTTGATCGGCATCGACAACCTCCCCGGTTCGCGTCCGCTGGAGAGCGCCGTACTGCCGCGCCGCTGCGTACTGCTGTTCGGGCAGGAGGGTCCGGGGCTCTCCGAGCCGGCCCGGCTCGCCTGCTCGGCGGTCTTCTCCATCGCCCAGTACGGCTCGACCCGGTCGATCAACGCCGGGGTGGCCAGCGGCATCGCCATGCACGCCTGGATCCGCGGCTACGGGGGTCGACCGCCCGACGAGGGCTGA
- a CDS encoding DUF6758 family protein yields the protein MGVVLSCPRCAGPVRAPDLMHTAWRCPGCGPVPPLHVAEHIGPEILASAVERIVGQRDPADRETGAAGNGPDFPIPLWCFWPLPQGWTMTGVGWAGDDRGGVRATAVACTGPDPLGGGPADLVLVAEEPGVGLGTRLAGTTGLDPGPQLTEALTDPGPGSAERIAHAKVRVAGHPTPLWSVKSPTDRSAYVGEARGIWLYAIAWPASAGYLLADDVELHDLTEWTPPELVYGAPSPYLHGRV from the coding sequence GTGGGTGTCGTGCTGAGCTGTCCGCGCTGCGCCGGTCCGGTCCGGGCGCCGGACCTGATGCACACCGCCTGGCGGTGTCCCGGCTGCGGTCCCGTTCCGCCGCTGCACGTGGCGGAACACATCGGGCCGGAGATCCTGGCCAGCGCCGTCGAGCGGATCGTCGGGCAGCGCGACCCCGCCGACCGGGAGACCGGGGCCGCCGGCAACGGACCGGACTTCCCGATCCCGCTCTGGTGCTTCTGGCCGCTGCCGCAGGGCTGGACGATGACCGGGGTCGGCTGGGCCGGTGACGACCGTGGCGGCGTACGCGCGACCGCCGTGGCCTGCACCGGGCCGGACCCGCTCGGCGGCGGCCCGGCCGACCTCGTGCTGGTCGCCGAGGAGCCCGGCGTCGGCCTGGGCACCCGGCTGGCCGGCACCACCGGGCTCGACCCGGGGCCGCAGCTCACCGAGGCACTCACCGATCCCGGCCCGGGGTCCGCGGAGCGGATCGCGCACGCCAAGGTCCGGGTCGCCGGCCATCCGACTCCACTGTGGTCAGTCAAATCTCCGACAGACCGGAGTGCCTACGTCGGTGAAGCTCGGGGGATCTGGCTCTATGCGATAGCCTGGCCGGCGAGCGCGGGTTACCTCCTCGCGGACGACGTGGAACTCCACGACCTGACCGAGTGGACACCCCCCGAGCTCGTGTACGGTGCTCCGTCCCCCTACCTGCACGGGAGGGTCTGA